The proteins below are encoded in one region of Bifidobacterium dentium JCM 1195 = DSM 20436:
- a CDS encoding helix-turn-helix domain-containing protein: protein MKTTTTTTTSGVGLADRLLLTVPEAAELSGIPLRNLKAAISLGELPTCTTGSSRLYVRRTDLDEYILTLPNA from the coding sequence ATGAAGACTACGACTACCACGACGACTTCCGGTGTCGGCCTGGCCGACCGGCTGCTGCTGACGGTGCCGGAGGCGGCCGAATTGAGCGGCATTCCGCTGAGGAACCTGAAGGCGGCAATCAGCCTGGGCGAGCTGCCGACCTGCACGACCGGCTCCTCCCGCCTGTATGTCCGCCGCACCGACCTGGACGAATACATCCTGACACTGCCCAACGCATAA
- a CDS encoding tape measure protein, which yields MATTLATAWLNIVPSMKGVSAAVNAGFGKVNGTSIGNRIGSQLKLGVASGSAGTGSKVEGEIGAVDGSAAGAAVGGRFGAMFTKVAAAEFGAISGIVQSVFSKAGDVISSNITGAISRADQMNNFPKVMQNLGFSADDAAASIKKISGALDGLPTSTAAMTGMVQKIAPMCDSLDDATNISLAFNDALLAGGKSTQDQENALEQYSQMLAAGKVDSQAWLSVQNAMPGQLDQLAKALLGPEAKANDLKDAMQDGKVSFDDFNKALVDLDKNGKNGFASFEKQARDSTNGIGTAMSNMSSRVQKAIQKVIEAVGVDNIGSAINDFSSQFGKVGDAAASAVKTVKDWFGKLGTDLQQLNVFGGLQDAWNDAVGRIQSIDWTTIIPSGTIDSLTKNVAGVLKDISSPVSDVINWVGQGVQAVGQFVGAFANTGALKSFGDLVQSVSGFIESVWNACKNALEKLGELTGFDASSWGETAGNAFKKVADWAKGIVDNVTKISDWCSQHSGAVATALVTIGTGLAVFKIGSAISAVASGLQGFSVAAQAAAVAQGVLDAVMALNPFVLIAAAIAAVVAGLVYFFTQTETGKQMWANFCSAMSSAWSAVCSFFSSALNNIKTWFSNTGNAISNVWNSVISFVSGVPGRIVNFFSSLPGRVIGFFQSIPSRVTSIDWGGVGRNVVHGIANGISKFGSVIVTNILGAAKNALNAVKNFFGIHSPSRVMRDQVGKYVALGMAEGIDGYASSGVDAMRGAAGSIVGAGQDVLSGFDPSAQLQSDLSKTGRANMTSAIDSQLTIPSKSDPNAMTYEQMVEALKTALDAQDTTIVLDTGVVAGSVNRRLGTNMNRGL from the coding sequence ATGGCTACGACTCTAGCGACCGCATGGCTGAACATCGTTCCATCCATGAAAGGCGTGTCCGCCGCCGTCAACGCGGGCTTCGGCAAGGTCAACGGCACCTCAATCGGCAACAGAATCGGCTCTCAGCTCAAGCTGGGCGTTGCGTCCGGCTCCGCCGGCACGGGCAGTAAGGTCGAAGGCGAGATTGGGGCCGTTGATGGTTCCGCCGCCGGTGCCGCCGTAGGCGGTCGGTTTGGCGCAATGTTCACCAAAGTTGCCGCCGCCGAATTCGGCGCCATCTCCGGCATCGTCCAATCCGTATTCTCCAAGGCCGGCGACGTCATCAGTTCCAACATAACCGGGGCGATCAGCCGCGCGGACCAAATGAACAACTTTCCGAAGGTCATGCAGAACCTCGGGTTCAGCGCGGACGACGCAGCCGCATCCATCAAGAAGATTTCGGGCGCCCTGGACGGGCTCCCGACTTCGACCGCCGCCATGACGGGCATGGTGCAGAAGATCGCGCCAATGTGCGACTCACTCGACGACGCGACCAACATTTCACTCGCATTCAATGACGCGTTACTCGCCGGCGGCAAAAGCACGCAGGACCAGGAGAACGCCCTCGAGCAGTACAGCCAGATGCTCGCCGCCGGAAAGGTGGACAGCCAGGCATGGCTGTCCGTACAGAACGCAATGCCAGGCCAGCTCGACCAGCTGGCGAAAGCCCTGCTCGGCCCGGAGGCCAAGGCCAACGACCTGAAGGACGCCATGCAGGACGGCAAGGTGTCCTTCGACGACTTCAACAAGGCCCTCGTCGATTTGGATAAGAACGGAAAGAACGGCTTCGCCAGTTTCGAGAAGCAGGCCCGAGATTCGACCAACGGCATCGGCACGGCCATGTCCAACATGTCCAGCCGCGTTCAGAAGGCCATCCAGAAGGTCATCGAGGCCGTCGGCGTGGACAACATCGGCTCCGCGATCAACGACTTCTCCAGCCAATTCGGCAAAGTAGGCGACGCCGCCGCCTCGGCCGTCAAGACCGTCAAGGACTGGTTCGGGAAGCTGGGAACCGACCTACAGCAACTAAACGTGTTCGGCGGACTACAGGACGCCTGGAACGACGCCGTGGGCCGAATCCAATCCATTGACTGGACGACGATTATTCCATCCGGCACCATAGACTCGCTCACCAAGAACGTCGCCGGCGTCCTTAAGGACATATCCTCTCCCGTATCCGACGTGATCAACTGGGTTGGACAGGGCGTGCAGGCCGTCGGACAGTTCGTCGGTGCCTTCGCCAACACAGGCGCGCTCAAGTCGTTCGGCGACCTCGTGCAAAGCGTGAGCGGCTTCATTGAAAGCGTCTGGAACGCATGCAAGAACGCCCTGGAGAAATTGGGTGAGCTGACCGGTTTCGACGCCTCCTCATGGGGCGAGACGGCGGGCAACGCCTTCAAAAAGGTCGCCGACTGGGCCAAGGGCATCGTGGACAACGTGACGAAAATCAGCGACTGGTGCTCCCAGCATTCCGGCGCCGTCGCCACCGCGCTCGTCACCATAGGCACGGGACTGGCCGTATTCAAAATCGGCTCCGCCATATCGGCCGTCGCGTCCGGCCTACAGGGTTTCTCCGTCGCCGCACAGGCGGCCGCCGTCGCCCAAGGCGTGCTGGATGCCGTCATGGCCCTCAACCCATTCGTATTGATAGCGGCCGCCATCGCGGCCGTTGTCGCCGGCCTGGTCTACTTCTTCACCCAAACCGAAACAGGCAAGCAGATGTGGGCGAACTTCTGTTCGGCCATGAGCTCCGCATGGTCCGCCGTGTGCTCGTTCTTCAGCTCGGCGTTGAATAACATCAAGACATGGTTCTCCAATACGGGCAATGCGATTTCCAACGTTTGGAACTCCGTCATCTCGTTCGTGTCGGGCGTGCCGGGACGTATCGTCAACTTCTTCTCCTCACTGCCCGGTCGCGTGATCGGCTTCTTCCAGAGCATCCCGTCTCGCGTGACGAGCATCGACTGGGGAGGCGTAGGACGAAACGTCGTTCACGGTATCGCCAACGGCATCAGCAAGTTCGGTAGCGTTATCGTGACGAATATTCTGGGAGCCGCGAAGAACGCGCTGAACGCCGTCAAGAACTTCTTCGGCATTCACTCACCGTCGCGTGTCATGCGAGACCAGGTGGGCAAGTATGTCGCCCTTGGCATGGCCGAGGGTATCGACGGCTACGCGTCGTCCGGCGTGGACGCCATGCGGGGCGCGGCCGGCAGTATCGTCGGTGCCGGGCAGGATGTCCTCTCCGGCTTTGACCCGTCCGCCCAGTTGCAGTCCGACCTGTCGAAGACCGGCCGGGCGAACATGACCTCCGCCATCGACTCCCAGCTGACGATTCCAAGCAAGAGCGACCCGAACGCCATGACCTACGAGCAAATGGTAGAGGCGCTGAAGACTGCGCTCGACGCCCAGGATACGACCATCGTATTGGACACCGGCGTCGTGGCGGGCAGCGTGAACCGCCGCCTCGGTACGAACATGAACAGGGGGCTGTAA
- a CDS encoding GDSL-type esterase/lipase family protein produces the protein MGASLYDSYRLIDIAIPDANAPVPTIRLAGGDIAGRVLRVTGWPKAYTPRLAYNPNPDGNVSGGYINAAQTGVGADGTGYACFELPRAIFKVAHAVLAFELLDGDGTTVISSRRIPVTVEEPVVNTDGGEAYDGLSDLHNAVAIAKASASDIADAEAAFSATADKVNKLVEDTTFTFDCTPIAPSEPPTVSADTEDNKTTDGTVTIGNDIRVHVKTPRAYQFDSDGDVEFVDPNGDAGVELTTKTDSSDSSIQSEHFKFTLPRSPYIKEVVATRGENASATLSTIDGGYRRLILTLPKGDKGDKGEKGEKGDGGNVATATVAGVVKPDGTTITVTSDGTITAKATTPIATTSKVGTVKPDGETITVATDGTITAKPTVATTSATGVVKPDGTTIAVTSDGSISAKTATTGAVGVVKPDGETITVASDGSISSKTATATTSTAGVVKPDGSTITVASDGTITAKTDEALQKSVSENTTAILQNSRDNTSNVTAIRRLGGFCENVVFIGDSWMDGYYSSAKHVANSPAWPCVSALGAPSYSRLGTSGGGYYKSGDDGTFLDRWNTVSDKSSVDMVIVVGGQNDATLLAGNRSVQGSVQTAMFTLFETIHKDAPNATIHVFYPLAVGETLNRRDSRWAVTTDPRMLVQSQLNWVAANTPYVRFHKGAYRFGNLVGTNGDAGDSAHLNANGYDVFGKYMANCILADDDGFPSVNGAPDKSGINGNWNKCTIAEINGVITIDFNVSATGTNNAGTTLFKVPKGFRVQSGRFFPTWNSGCFIAWDGDTLSIQGSSQGSGSTIAGTITMLAGC, from the coding sequence ATGGGCGCATCCCTATATGACAGCTACAGGCTTATCGACATCGCCATCCCGGACGCCAACGCGCCGGTTCCAACCATCCGACTGGCGGGCGGGGACATCGCCGGTCGCGTGCTCCGCGTCACCGGCTGGCCGAAGGCCTACACGCCGCGCCTCGCCTATAACCCGAACCCGGACGGGAACGTGTCCGGCGGCTACATCAACGCGGCTCAGACCGGCGTGGGCGCTGACGGCACCGGCTATGCCTGCTTCGAACTGCCGCGTGCTATCTTCAAGGTCGCCCACGCCGTGCTCGCCTTTGAATTGCTCGACGGCGACGGCACGACCGTCATCAGCTCCCGTCGTATCCCGGTAACTGTCGAGGAACCGGTGGTCAACACCGACGGCGGCGAAGCCTATGACGGGCTGAGTGACCTACATAATGCCGTTGCGATTGCGAAGGCTTCCGCAAGTGATATTGCCGATGCCGAAGCCGCATTCTCGGCTACGGCCGATAAGGTGAACAAGCTCGTAGAGGATACGACCTTCACGTTCGACTGCACGCCAATCGCACCGTCGGAACCGCCGACCGTCTCCGCTGACACCGAAGACAATAAGACCACTGACGGCACCGTGACCATCGGTAACGATATTCGAGTTCACGTCAAGACACCGCGTGCCTATCAGTTCGATTCCGACGGCGATGTCGAGTTCGTGGACCCCAACGGCGACGCTGGCGTCGAACTGACGACCAAGACCGATTCTTCGGATTCTTCGATTCAGTCGGAGCATTTCAAATTCACGCTACCGAGGTCGCCGTACATCAAGGAAGTGGTGGCTACTCGCGGCGAGAACGCTTCCGCCACTCTTTCGACCATTGACGGCGGATACCGTAGGCTTATCCTGACTCTGCCAAAGGGCGATAAAGGCGACAAGGGAGAAAAAGGAGAAAAAGGCGACGGTGGAAATGTCGCAACCGCAACTGTCGCTGGCGTAGTCAAGCCCGACGGAACCACCATTACGGTGACGTCTGACGGCACTATCACCGCGAAGGCTACGACCCCCATCGCCACCACATCAAAAGTTGGCACGGTGAAGCCCGACGGTGAAACCATCACCGTCGCTACCGATGGCACCATTACCGCGAAGCCGACGGTTGCTACGACCTCGGCTACTGGCGTGGTCAAACCTGACGGTACGACTATCGCCGTTACTTCGGACGGCTCCATCTCCGCAAAAACGGCTACGACCGGTGCCGTTGGTGTGGTGAAGCCCGACGGTGAAACCATCACTGTCGCCTCGGACGGAAGCATTTCATCCAAAACCGCCACGGCTACAACCTCAACGGCTGGCGTCGTTAAGCCCGATGGCTCTACTATCACGGTGGCTTCTGATGGCACTATCACAGCGAAGACCGACGAAGCCCTGCAAAAGTCCGTCAGTGAAAACACGACGGCCATCCTTCAGAACTCTCGTGATAATACGAGTAATGTGACGGCCATCCGGCGTCTTGGTGGCTTCTGTGAGAACGTCGTGTTCATCGGCGACAGCTGGATGGATGGCTATTATTCCTCTGCCAAACACGTTGCCAATTCTCCTGCATGGCCATGTGTGTCGGCGTTGGGCGCACCCTCGTACTCCCGCTTGGGCACTTCGGGTGGCGGCTATTACAAGAGCGGTGATGATGGCACGTTCCTAGACCGTTGGAATACCGTGTCCGATAAGTCCTCGGTTGATATGGTGATTGTCGTCGGCGGACAAAATGACGCCACCTTGCTTGCCGGCAATCGCAGTGTCCAGGGCAGTGTCCAGACGGCCATGTTCACACTGTTTGAGACCATCCATAAGGATGCGCCGAACGCGACGATCCACGTTTTCTACCCGCTGGCGGTTGGTGAGACCCTTAACAGGCGGGATAGCCGCTGGGCTGTAACCACCGACCCGCGAATGTTGGTTCAATCGCAATTGAACTGGGTTGCCGCGAACACGCCATACGTCAGATTCCATAAGGGAGCCTACAGGTTCGGCAATCTCGTCGGCACGAACGGCGACGCCGGCGACAGCGCTCACCTGAACGCAAACGGCTACGATGTCTTCGGTAAATACATGGCGAACTGCATTCTTGCGGATGACGACGGCTTCCCGTCCGTGAACGGTGCGCCCGATAAGTCCGGCATTAATGGCAATTGGAACAAGTGTACGATAGCCGAGATTAACGGCGTTATCACCATCGATTTCAACGTAAGCGCCACCGGCACCAACAATGCCGGCACCACCTTGTTCAAGGTGCCAAAAGGCTTCCGCGTGCAGAGCGGACGATTCTTCCCGACTTGGAACTCGGGATGCTTTATCGCGTGGGATGGCGACACCTTGTCCATTCAAGGCTCCAGCCAGGGCTCCGGCTCGACTATTGCCGGAACCATTACGATGCTCGCAGGATGCTAG
- a CDS encoding phage tail spike protein — protein MVHFFRTDGQGSPAFFEPRLTKAEQTEGLDATFTLELTAVGAVDISKGDHLIYKDDTGAVRDVVVVSPAVTHDSGGLVTSIVCKDRIAVDAADMFIEDQRNTQPTAVYAILDKLLANTPYQRLDKSTQTATISFYHEDLWTALCALSTATGLEIERTYTVDDSAYTDGTLIATAKIGFVKQLGDSSAEPRRFDYGADLTGVTRTINADPVYTCMYGFGKGLETDNGGYSRKLTFGSVNGGKNYVTIDDAAYARKWGIPDQLHGKNLYRIGTYENQDCEDAQQLLTETKAALATASQPSVTYELDTIVLEDGAATSTGTARGPVHLGDSVAVVDSELGIRLSARVSKRVTNLLTGQTTITLGAQGESFTAQTQSAASSATASATAAIATAQSAVATQADITPTVTRVVQSGDGWDTAATLASVILLEDGLPKIVYGDKEYIFDPETGIFKEA, from the coding sequence ATGGTTCACTTCTTCCGCACGGACGGCCAGGGCAGTCCGGCCTTCTTCGAGCCGCGGCTGACCAAGGCGGAACAGACCGAGGGACTGGACGCTACGTTCACATTGGAGCTGACGGCCGTCGGAGCGGTCGACATCAGCAAAGGCGACCACCTTATATACAAGGACGACACCGGCGCTGTCCGCGACGTGGTTGTCGTCTCCCCCGCCGTCACCCATGATTCCGGCGGGCTTGTCACGAGCATCGTCTGCAAGGACCGCATCGCGGTCGACGCGGCGGACATGTTCATCGAGGACCAGCGCAACACCCAGCCGACGGCCGTGTACGCCATCCTCGACAAGCTACTCGCCAACACCCCCTACCAGCGCCTCGACAAGAGCACGCAGACCGCGACCATCAGCTTCTATCACGAAGACCTCTGGACGGCGCTGTGCGCCCTATCCACGGCTACGGGATTGGAAATCGAACGCACCTACACGGTCGACGACTCCGCCTACACCGACGGCACGCTGATAGCGACCGCCAAAATCGGGTTCGTCAAGCAGCTCGGCGACTCGTCGGCCGAACCGCGCCGCTTCGACTACGGTGCCGACCTGACCGGCGTGACGCGCACCATCAATGCCGACCCCGTATACACCTGCATGTACGGCTTCGGCAAGGGGCTTGAAACGGACAACGGCGGCTACAGCAGGAAGCTGACGTTCGGTTCCGTGAACGGCGGCAAAAACTACGTGACCATCGATGACGCGGCCTACGCGCGGAAATGGGGCATCCCCGACCAGCTCCACGGCAAGAACCTGTACCGAATCGGCACATACGAGAACCAGGACTGCGAGGACGCCCAGCAACTGCTCACCGAGACCAAGGCCGCGCTCGCTACGGCAAGCCAGCCATCCGTCACCTACGAACTCGACACGATCGTGCTGGAGGACGGCGCAGCCACAAGCACCGGCACCGCTCGCGGTCCGGTCCATCTCGGCGATTCGGTCGCCGTCGTGGACAGCGAGCTGGGCATCCGCCTTTCGGCACGGGTAAGCAAGCGCGTAACAAATCTACTGACCGGACAGACAACCATAACCCTCGGCGCGCAGGGCGAGAGCTTCACCGCGCAGACGCAAAGCGCGGCGTCCTCGGCGACCGCTTCCGCGACCGCCGCCATCGCCACGGCGCAGAGCGCGGTCGCAACGCAGGCGGACATCACGCCGACCGTGACACGCGTGGTCCAGTCCGGCGACGGATGGGACACGGCCGCCACCTTGGCAAGCGTGATTCTTCTCGAGGACGGGTTGCCGAAGATAGTTTACGGCGACAAGGAATACATATTCGACCCGGAGACGGGCATATTCAAGGAGGCCTAA
- a CDS encoding DNA cytosine methyltransferase, producing MLDVSTATVSRMLRTSSIPSEQCGARRVFHSSVVESWMKESNLAPAPADHPFKGVTTGLVALSFFTGAGGLDLGMEQAGISARLLCENMREARMSIGVNWPDKALVGDITELDAVTVRRMAGLDEDTEIDVMFGGPPCQAFSTAGARRAFDDPRGNCFLAYLDLASQLRPRYLIIENVRGLLSTAYPLKPDGAPVHGGAMRIILDKLEAMGYGVSFQLYDAANYGAFQHRERVVLIAKRDGTECRYLTPTNADDPKWALPAWRTFREAVAPIEAGPHHYTPLRADRVKWLHMVPEGGCWTSLPKNMQEQAMGKAYRLGGGKTGFHRRIAWDKPCPTLVTAPTMPATLLGHPSEDRVLSIEEYRAVQGFPQSWFIAGKTADVYRQIGNAVPVQLGTAIGRTILADMANEPEDDKFTDFPYSRYRNTSDVTWSINAK from the coding sequence ATGCTCGACGTGTCCACCGCGACCGTCTCGCGTATGCTCCGCACCTCATCCATTCCCAGCGAGCAATGCGGGGCGCGGAGGGTTTTTCACAGCTCTGTCGTGGAATCTTGGATGAAAGAGAGTAATCTGGCCCCTGCCCCTGCCGACCATCCATTCAAAGGGGTGACAACAGGCTTGGTCGCACTGTCATTCTTCACTGGAGCTGGCGGACTCGACCTCGGCATGGAACAGGCCGGCATTAGCGCTCGCCTCCTCTGCGAGAATATGCGAGAGGCACGCATGTCAATCGGGGTCAACTGGCCGGATAAAGCACTCGTCGGTGATATTACAGAACTTGACGCCGTAACCGTTCGTCGCATGGCGGGCTTAGATGAAGACACGGAAATCGATGTCATGTTCGGCGGCCCTCCATGCCAAGCGTTTTCCACAGCCGGAGCCCGCCGCGCATTTGATGACCCTCGCGGCAACTGCTTCTTGGCATACCTTGATTTGGCCTCTCAACTTCGGCCACGTTATCTAATCATTGAGAATGTGCGTGGCCTGCTTTCCACGGCGTATCCGCTTAAACCTGATGGTGCGCCGGTGCATGGCGGTGCCATGCGAATTATCTTGGATAAGCTGGAGGCGATGGGCTATGGGGTTAGCTTCCAGCTTTACGACGCGGCCAATTATGGTGCGTTCCAACATCGTGAACGCGTTGTGCTTATCGCCAAACGTGACGGTACGGAATGCCGTTACCTCACGCCAACAAACGCAGACGACCCTAAATGGGCCCTACCCGCATGGCGCACATTCCGTGAAGCTGTCGCGCCTATCGAAGCCGGGCCGCATCACTATACGCCGTTAAGAGCCGACCGAGTCAAATGGCTCCACATGGTGCCCGAAGGCGGATGCTGGACAAGCCTACCCAAAAACATGCAGGAACAGGCCATGGGGAAGGCGTATCGTCTCGGCGGAGGCAAGACCGGATTTCACAGGCGTATCGCATGGGATAAACCATGCCCAACACTGGTTACAGCTCCCACCATGCCTGCAACACTGTTAGGGCATCCTTCCGAAGATCGTGTGCTGTCGATTGAAGAATACCGCGCCGTGCAAGGATTCCCCCAATCGTGGTTCATTGCGGGTAAAACGGCTGACGTGTATCGGCAGATTGGGAACGCGGTCCCCGTCCAGCTAGGAACTGCCATCGGCCGTACGATTCTTGCGGACATGGCAAACGAACCGGAAGATGATAAATTTACCGATTTCCCTTACAGTCGTTACCGGAACACATCGGACGTAACATGGTCAATTAACGCCAAGTGA
- a CDS encoding PmeII family type II restriction endonuclease has translation MGMMITHAQKEEIARQTIADYQEKRVESYRKMRLENLLGKDVLLFAARGVDTATGFVKEAFKAAESSSEETVMGSSRQALAIRLSNSADSGDMTIVRDGVKYYCEMKSQTNTTNFGSLAAVLQELKFAVDHDQSSAHRMVTKQGIGAAILISRSTKTLDEERVFHCDSTAKQPYSALEGFTYRYISGRAMWRWVADVDDPIELLQPLVRLDTGRISEARARALERIENELRQQLTTNNLPDTIDSVYKLVQLTWR, from the coding sequence ATGGGCATGATGATTACACACGCCCAAAAGGAAGAAATTGCGCGACAGACGATTGCCGACTACCAGGAGAAACGTGTTGAAAGCTATCGTAAAATGCGGTTGGAAAACCTTCTAGGCAAGGATGTACTGCTTTTTGCCGCGCGTGGCGTCGACACCGCCACCGGGTTTGTAAAGGAAGCGTTCAAGGCCGCTGAAAGCTCTAGCGAGGAAACCGTAATGGGTAGCTCCCGTCAAGCACTCGCTATTCGTTTGAGTAACAGCGCCGATAGCGGCGACATGACAATAGTGCGCGATGGAGTTAAGTACTATTGCGAGATGAAAAGTCAGACAAACACGACAAACTTCGGCTCACTGGCTGCCGTCCTGCAAGAGTTGAAGTTCGCAGTCGATCACGACCAGTCATCGGCCCATCGCATGGTTACTAAACAGGGAATAGGGGCCGCAATTCTCATTAGTCGGTCAACGAAAACGTTGGACGAAGAGAGAGTGTTCCACTGCGACAGCACCGCCAAACAACCTTACTCGGCGTTAGAGGGCTTCACATACCGGTACATTTCCGGTCGTGCGATGTGGCGCTGGGTTGCTGACGTGGATGATCCCATTGAACTTCTCCAGCCTTTAGTCAGATTGGACACTGGCAGAATATCGGAAGCGCGCGCACGCGCGCTTGAGCGGATTGAAAACGAACTACGGCAACAGTTAACGACAAACAACCTGCCTGACACCATCGACTCCGTGTACAAGCTGGTGCAGCTCACTTGGCGTTAA
- a CDS encoding GH25 family lysozyme — protein MKPLLKRLRKAICATIATLCVGGMTAGVALADMNGIDVSGWQAPDITSVVDADFAIVKVNQGTWLNSSWRTQAANAVNTGKELGLYDYASGMNATAEADAFVDRIGGYVGKAMLVLDWESYQNSAFGNSSWIREWVNRVHERTGVWPVVYCSKSVVSQIPSDVRAHCMLWAAQYANNNATGYQSSPWNAGSSGEGMLQYSSSGYLNGRGPLDLNKFFGDRTAWRKIACGERQGCSTSGSGSTGTTSKPTTTTKTETTTDTTDLNALASAVIRGEYGNGQDRRNRLGSNYDKVMAIVNSRLTGSTYTGSTTVTTTVTRTYVVRSGDTVSAVANRLGLLPVSAWRAPSGNLNRIYVGQTITYTGSTTTATTTSTSSTHVVRSGESLWSIYGTGWPAAASRNGLRYPYTIYPGQRLI, from the coding sequence ATGAAACCTCTTCTCAAAAGATTGCGAAAGGCCATCTGCGCCACAATCGCCACCCTTTGCGTCGGCGGCATGACCGCCGGTGTAGCCTTGGCTGACATGAACGGTATCGACGTGAGCGGCTGGCAAGCGCCCGACATTACTTCGGTCGTAGACGCTGACTTCGCCATCGTGAAAGTCAATCAGGGCACGTGGTTGAACAGTTCGTGGCGGACTCAGGCCGCGAACGCCGTCAACACCGGCAAGGAGCTCGGCCTGTACGACTACGCGAGCGGCATGAACGCGACCGCCGAGGCCGACGCGTTCGTTGACCGAATCGGCGGATACGTCGGCAAGGCCATGCTTGTTCTCGACTGGGAGTCCTACCAGAACTCCGCGTTCGGCAACTCGAGCTGGATTCGCGAGTGGGTGAACCGTGTTCACGAGCGCACGGGCGTTTGGCCGGTGGTCTACTGCTCGAAGTCCGTAGTCTCGCAGATTCCGTCCGACGTTCGCGCTCACTGTATGCTGTGGGCGGCTCAGTACGCCAATAACAACGCAACCGGCTATCAGTCTTCGCCTTGGAACGCTGGTAGCTCCGGCGAGGGAATGCTACAGTATTCCTCTTCCGGCTACCTGAACGGACGCGGACCGCTCGACCTGAACAAGTTCTTCGGCGACCGTACCGCATGGCGCAAAATCGCTTGCGGCGAGCGCCAAGGCTGCTCGACTTCCGGTTCTGGTTCGACCGGTACGACAAGCAAGCCGACGACCACGACCAAGACCGAGACGACCACGGACACGACCGATCTGAATGCCCTGGCGTCCGCCGTGATTCGCGGCGAGTACGGCAACGGGCAGGATAGGCGTAATCGTCTTGGCTCTAACTATGACAAGGTGATGGCGATTGTCAACAGCCGTCTCACCGGCTCTACGTATACCGGCTCGACCACGGTTACTACGACCGTGACCCGCACTTACGTGGTGCGTTCCGGCGACACCGTGTCCGCCGTGGCGAACCGTCTCGGACTACTCCCGGTGTCCGCTTGGCGTGCGCCTTCGGGCAACCTGAACCGTATCTACGTCGGCCAGACGATTACCTACACAGGCTCGACCACGACCGCTACGACCACTTCTACGTCCAGCACACATGTCGTGCGTTCCGGCGAGTCGCTGTGGTCCATCTACGGCACAGGTTGGCCTGCCGCCGCCTCTCGCAACGGCCTGCGCTACCCGTACACCATCTACCCCGGACAGCGACTGATTTAG